The nucleotide sequence AACGATGCAATTACAGGTGTGAAAACAATAGATCATAACACCACGGGAAACTGACAATACGGGCTACTACAAAAGGAAACGCATATTACTCTATGATATGAAGTATTATAATCGAGGACTTGAGCCCTCGTGGAGGAAAAGCCAGACGACCATCAAACGAGACACTGTAAATCCTCTTACAAGTTCTAAAGGGCCATGTCCTGTACTTGCATTTTACTCAAAAAGGAAATCTCCAAATATCATAATTAACAGGCAGATGTTTTCAATAGATAAATTGGTACTTGTATGTACTAAGAAATGGACAAATGGTAGCAATTCACTGTGCAAATTTCCGGACAAGGGCTAGACTCTCTTTAACCTTTGATCTATGGATCCAAAATTTATCGTAAATGCTCCTGCTAGTTTAATTTttttctcctttctttctttgttcCTTAAGTTGTAATCGGACTGGCTTcccttttctgttttatttttaataaatagCCTGTAGGGGCCAAAAGCCCCTccagtttcataaaaaaaaaatcactgtGCGAATGGGGACGTGCTTTTGAAGGACCACAGTGCAGCTTAAACCTACTATTGAATTCGAGCAATGATAGCAATCAGCTTGAAATTGCAAGCTGCTATATAAAGGTTCCAGTTTCAAATTACAAAGATGTACTAGGAACAAGACTTGCATTGTCAGATTGAAAATATCTCCTATGATAAGCTAATTATGTTCCACTCAAGAATGAAGATAAACAATACATGCTTTGAAGCATGTAATAAAACAAATAGGCATTTAAATGACCAAAAAAACTGTATTATGTACCTTGTAAAAACAGCTGCTTCCAAAGGGACAAGTGCCCTTTCCGAAGTCAAAGTGCTTACAATCAATAGACCTGCATAACATATACAACTAGTGAATTAAGTTCTGCTTTGGCAGAAAATACAACAGAAGTTTTATCTATGCATCCCTAATAAGCAAATTAAACAGTACAGATGAATTGCTGTTATTAGTCTGGGCAGCTTGAAAATCACATAAACGATGTGCCTAAGGATAAAGCAAATTTTCAAATCAAGTATCTTACCTGAGCTTAGCCTTGTAACTTTCAACAATTTCTTGTTTTTCTTCCTTTGAGGAGTACCACGTAATGCTAGGAACTACATAGTATGACAATTTGCGGCATATTGGACAAGCCCTGAGTGTAGAGTTGACATCCATGCCAGACGTAGGAGAGGTGCTACGCCAATTCCTAATGCATGAGATGCAGAAGGAATGGTCACAGTCAGATAGCAGCCCAAACCTCCTTTCTGCTGCCGTAGGTTTTGAAAGCACACGGTCCAAGCACACACCACATTCTATGTCTTCACTTTTTCTCATGGCCTCAAGAAGTCTGTTGTTTTTCTTGCATAGCTTGACATGTACCCCCCTTTCGTCAGGTTGATTAGGATTCAGGCACTGTCTTTCACAGAATGCACATAGATCTCCATGCATCTGAGAACAGTCTTTCCCATAAGGACAAGTGCCAGCAGCAGCAGAAGAGCAATTTGACAGATGAGCAGGATGTTGTGATGTTTGATTTTGCACAGCTTGGTACGATGGCCAGCTTGTGGTATCATCTGGAGTGTCATGGTCATGATAATCAACTGCCCATGCAGGTTGATGTGCAGAAAGTGTTGTTGTTGACTTGCATATCTGCTGCGTTTGGTCACACAAATCCGTTTGGCATTCGCTGCAATGAGGATCTCGCTGAGAAGAATTGGAGGATGCACGTGCTGCAGTGGTTGCTGGTTGGGGGCAGTTACGATGAACTTCAACATGTTCATTTCTGCAACGGTTACCAAAGGAGCACGCCCCTTTCTGGTAGAACGTGCAAACCTGTAGGTGAGAGCATTACTGTAAGAAATACAGGAATACTGTTACTGGATCATGCAAATGTAAATGGGAGATGCTACGGTACATTCTTTACTTCCTAGGAGGTAATATTTCAAACAAATCTGAGCCATTGATTTCTTAATttttttgaattaattaattGATTAATTAATATgagaaaagaaaaatatatattCTCAAATCCCCCTTATCACGGCATGCATAAGTGGATGTGCAGCTATAAAATCTCCCCTCATCACGGCATGCACAAGTGGACGTGAAGCCATTGATTTCTCAAAGTCTCCCAACTCTATTAATTATGTATAATACAACTATCACTCCGATGGTACGATGCATATGAATctgtattttaaaaaaaaaaaaaattgttcatTATACATACAGTGTGATGCTAATGTACATGTTTTTTCTTTAAAAGTGATCAAAAACTTTTATGTGCTGTTACGTGAAGTCACATTAAAATTGTACACCGATCACGTTATATAATCAATTAAAAAAACTCTTATATGTGCTGTCACGtatgtagattaaaaaaaaaactcgacctgcggggggttatgacggcccccgggttttccttttaagaagaagatcttctcacacagatcgagaaaacccccgaacccccgtCCACATCCTGACGCAGCGGTATCCTTGGCCAGTGAGATGGCGTCTGCCGGACCTGGGCCGTGCGGTCACGTATGTAGATTTAGGAACAAGAACTTATACAAGCATAAAAAAATGATCATGGTCATGTACGCACATGGATTTGGATACGAGACATTTACGGTCACGTACACGTGATTTGAGAATGAAATTACATGCACGAAATAATGCTCACGGCAGCTATGGCTAATTAAATTATTCCATGTCTAAAgttacaaaataaaaaaattactaTATCTAATAGATCACACATGCATCAATTAGATCTAGAAAATAAAATTTGTATCTAAAACTTTCCTTATGTATTCTATTTTACCAAATTTAAAatcaaataaatatatatttcatctGTTACCTCCTAAGAAGTAATAGATGATTCTAACCGTCCGATCTAACTAAATGAACGGCTCATAGTCATTAGAGGGTACCACAGCAAAGCCCAATGTAAATTGGATAGTGCAGGGAAACTGGTCTGGAGTTAGAAGTACGTAGGTTTACATTATCTGGTTGATCATTGCAGTCATGGGAGAATTCACAGTAATCTCCTTTGAAGCAAGCTCCATGCAAGAAGAATTTGCAAGGGACCCTGGTGAGAAAAAGAAAGAGGCAACATAAGGGAACACTCTAAATTGTTATAAGTTCTACATGGACACAACCATTAACATTTCATTTGCTATGCCAACGGATACAATCCTCAATAAGAGACAGCTAAAGTCAGTATAGATATACAAGGATCCCAGGATTAGTTACCCTAGCTTTTGGGGGCTTGAAATAAACATTCCATCCCCAGAAATGTGTTTCTGATGTGTCACAGAACTGACAACATGACAAACATAGTTCCATTCTCTTCCTAGTACTTCATTTCACTTCAAAGTGTTCTACTCGCCATCTCACCACCATATAAACCATAAATTGTGATGTCATTGGCAAACATTTCCACTCATCCTATTTTTTCATTAAAGCCTTAAAGGTGTACCAAACTACCAATACAGTCTTTAATTCAGAGTTTACCTCAGCAGTCCTGTTATTCTAAAATCTACACCTCAACCTACACTT is from Miscanthus floridulus cultivar M001 chromosome 7, ASM1932011v1, whole genome shotgun sequence and encodes:
- the LOC136464278 gene encoding E3 ubiquitin-protein ligase makorin-like, producing MSRRVPCKFFLHGACFKGDYCEFSHDCNDQPDNVCTFYQKGACSFGNRCRNEHVEVHRNCPQPATTAARASSNSSQRDPHCSECQTDLCDQTQQICKSTTTLSAHQPAWAVDYHDHDTPDDTTSWPSYQAVQNQTSQHPAHLSNCSSAAAGTCPYGKDCSQMHGDLCAFCERQCLNPNQPDERGVHVKLCKKNNRLLEAMRKSEDIECGVCLDRVLSKPTAAERRFGLLSDCDHSFCISCIRNWRSTSPTSGMDVNSTLRACPICRKLSYYVVPSITWYSSKEEKQEIVESYKAKLRSIDCKHFDFGKGTCPFGSSCFYKHAYDDGRLEDALLNHRDADDASAAIARLMRLSYLLTRVHV